The Sporosarcina luteola genome contains a region encoding:
- a CDS encoding MDR family MFS transporter: MQDTVEPKKYEYLADNPNVKVIPIMLSLIIGAFFAILNETLLNIALITLMDEFSISLPTVQWMATGFMLVMAIVIPISALLLQWFTTRQLFLGTMTVFTIGTIVSASAPTFSILLVGRLIQAVGTGLLMPIIFNVFLLIYPPERRGKVMGLIGLVIMFAPAIGPTLSGVIVEYFGWRYLFILVIPFALFSIAFGYKHLVNVSEVTKPKIDVISLVLSTLGFGGIVYGFSSVGESADGFASVNVLSALIVGVIGVVLFVLRQLKLDEPVMDLRVFRYPMYTHAVLMFLIIIMAMFASEIILPIYMQGPLALTAATAGLVLLPGSILNGAMSPFMGALFDKFGPRVLMIPATIVLSGTMFMMSRLTVDTPVWVVVVGYILIMLTVSAIMMPAETNGLNQLPKRLYPHGTAVMSTLQPVGGAIGVSVFISILNARQMKVLEGSATPEDPMTIDFAMVAGVELVYFIAFLMSIVAVVLAFLVYRAKPEVEEDLPSEQAE; the protein is encoded by the coding sequence ATGCAGGACACTGTGGAACCGAAGAAATATGAGTATTTGGCGGATAATCCGAATGTAAAAGTCATTCCGATCATGCTCTCACTCATCATCGGTGCTTTTTTTGCGATTTTAAATGAAACATTATTGAATATCGCCCTTATTACGCTTATGGATGAGTTTTCAATATCGTTGCCGACTGTGCAATGGATGGCGACGGGCTTCATGCTTGTGATGGCGATCGTCATTCCGATATCTGCGTTGCTTTTACAATGGTTCACGACGCGGCAATTGTTTCTTGGCACGATGACGGTCTTTACGATTGGGACCATTGTGAGTGCCTCCGCCCCGACATTTTCCATTCTGCTTGTCGGACGGTTGATCCAGGCGGTTGGAACCGGTTTGCTGATGCCAATCATTTTCAATGTTTTCTTATTGATTTACCCACCGGAACGTCGCGGAAAGGTGATGGGATTGATTGGCCTTGTCATCATGTTTGCACCGGCGATCGGGCCGACACTTTCCGGAGTAATCGTTGAGTATTTCGGCTGGCGTTATTTATTTATCCTCGTCATTCCGTTTGCTTTGTTTTCTATTGCGTTTGGTTACAAGCATTTAGTGAATGTGTCGGAAGTGACGAAACCGAAGATTGACGTCATTTCGTTGGTGCTTTCGACACTTGGCTTCGGGGGGATCGTTTACGGTTTTAGTTCTGTCGGAGAAAGTGCGGATGGATTTGCTAGTGTGAATGTGCTGTCCGCATTGATTGTCGGTGTTATTGGCGTCGTCCTATTTGTGCTTCGTCAATTGAAATTGGATGAGCCGGTCATGGATTTGCGGGTATTCCGCTATCCGATGTATACGCATGCAGTCCTCATGTTTTTGATCATCATCATGGCGATGTTTGCGTCGGAAATCATTTTGCCGATCTATATGCAAGGTCCTTTGGCTTTGACGGCTGCCACTGCAGGGTTGGTCCTGTTGCCAGGAAGCATTTTGAACGGGGCGATGTCGCCGTTCATGGGCGCTCTCTTTGATAAATTCGGACCGCGTGTCTTGATGATTCCGGCAACGATTGTGTTGAGCGGAACGATGTTCATGATGAGCAGACTTACAGTCGACACGCCTGTTTGGGTCGTTGTCGTCGGGTATATTTTGATCATGCTAACGGTGTCGGCAATCATGATGCCTGCGGAGACGAATGGATTGAACCAGTTGCCGAAGCGGTTGTATCCCCATGGAACTGCAGTCATGTCGACGTTGCAGCCGGTTGGAGGAGCAATTGGCGTTTCTGTATTTATAAGCATTTTGAATGCTAGGCAGATGAAGGTTTTGGAAGGCTCCGCCACGCCTGAAGATCCAATGACAATCGATTTCGCGATGGTGGCAGGCGTTGAACTTGTTTATTTTATCGCTTTTTTGATGTCGATCGTCGCAGTTGTTTTGGCTTTCTTGGTTTATCGTGCGAAGCCTGAGGTGGAGGAAGATCTACCGAGCGAGCAGGCAGAATAA
- a CDS encoding nuclease-related domain-containing protein, whose product MIYKKRTMPNELKALISLDKRLPNNHAKKNAVQKNLHIYQAGYNGELEYDTYIKEFQPDYPHAILHDLYLQQDGAYFQIDSLLITPSSITIVEVKNHKDKTVIKANPTQFIRVFQNGDRRPMRNPYTEIDRKIHLLNNWLDNRNIQIPIDGILTFAHTNELAIEHPSPEMKTMLTYEAPAHFRSLPVNEHILDGHAVHNLALALLEHHKDYNPFPLADLYDINPADIAPGVICPTCDRPGMQWGREKWNCQSCGHAGKNEHLQTVQDWFMLIKPKMTNREFRYFTQLNNRNVARSLLAKSGLQLIGERKAAHYVLMKEKSPTH is encoded by the coding sequence TTGATCTACAAAAAACGGACAATGCCAAACGAACTGAAAGCACTCATATCCTTGGACAAACGCCTGCCGAACAATCACGCTAAAAAGAACGCCGTCCAAAAGAACCTGCACATCTACCAAGCAGGCTACAACGGCGAGCTAGAATACGACACCTACATCAAAGAATTCCAACCGGACTACCCGCACGCCATACTCCACGACCTCTACCTGCAGCAAGACGGCGCCTATTTCCAAATCGACTCGCTGCTCATCACGCCATCATCAATCACCATCGTCGAAGTGAAAAACCACAAAGACAAAACGGTCATCAAAGCGAATCCGACCCAATTCATCCGCGTGTTCCAAAACGGCGACCGGAGACCGATGCGCAATCCATACACCGAAATCGACCGGAAAATCCATCTGCTCAATAACTGGCTCGACAATCGAAACATCCAAATACCCATCGACGGCATCCTCACATTCGCACACACCAACGAACTCGCCATCGAACACCCGTCACCCGAAATGAAAACAATGCTCACATACGAAGCACCCGCTCATTTCCGTTCATTGCCCGTGAATGAACACATTCTCGATGGACACGCAGTCCATAACCTTGCGCTCGCCTTACTCGAACACCATAAAGACTACAATCCATTCCCGCTCGCCGATCTATACGACATTAACCCGGCTGACATCGCACCTGGCGTCATCTGCCCAACATGCGACCGACCAGGCATGCAGTGGGGGAGGGAAAAGTGGAACTGCCAATCATGCGGCCACGCCGGAAAAAACGAACACCTTCAAACCGTCCAAGACTGGTTCATGCTCATCAAACCGAAAATGACAAACCGCGAATTCCGCTACTTCACCCAGCTCAACAACCGCAACGTCGCCCGCAGCCTTCTCGCAAAATCTGGCCTGCAACTCATCGGCGAACGGAAAGCTGCACATTATGTATTAATGAAAGAAAAATCTCCAACCCACTAA
- a CDS encoding putative holin-like toxin has product MVTYETMNILVQLGILHALWATAVIATIALFTKRK; this is encoded by the coding sequence ATGGTGACTTACGAAACAATGAATATCCTTGTGCAGTTAGGTATATTGCACGCACTCTGGGCTACGGCTGTGATTGCGACGATTGCATTGTTCACCAAAAGAAAGTAA
- a CDS encoding S-layer homology domain-containing protein, which yields MKKWLTTLLFTILLVSASSNSVSAATFKDVLQDYWAYPQIEELYTKGIIDGYRDDSFKPGQPVTRGQAAKIIGRAMKLTPSEGFTPNFTDVPHSHFAYKEIRALAEKGIIANTSRFNPDSPLTRSQMAKILVEGFKLIVDDNNQVQFIDVPKDYWHGYIITLAETEISKGVSASRFDPHGIVTRAQLSAFTGRALEFDAKREVGTIYYDNRRKMYIDTSKPEPFPSVIDVSKNAMETINLVNKERMSKGVNELSHDLDLSKIAQIKAEDMAKLGYFEHKSPTYGTVGEMLATFKYTWTSYGENIAKGYGTPKGAVDGWINSPGHYKNMMNTTFTNIGSGHATSGDGTTYWVHLFSKK from the coding sequence ATGAAAAAATGGCTAACAACTCTACTATTTACAATACTACTAGTCAGTGCATCATCAAATTCAGTGTCTGCCGCTACCTTTAAAGACGTTCTCCAAGATTATTGGGCCTACCCTCAGATTGAGGAACTTTATACGAAAGGCATCATTGACGGGTATAGGGATGACAGTTTTAAACCAGGGCAGCCTGTGACACGTGGACAAGCTGCAAAAATCATCGGAAGGGCAATGAAGTTAACCCCTTCCGAAGGCTTTACTCCTAACTTCACGGACGTTCCGCACTCCCATTTCGCATATAAAGAGATTCGGGCACTCGCAGAAAAGGGAATAATCGCAAATACAAGTAGATTCAACCCTGATTCCCCGCTAACACGCAGTCAAATGGCGAAAATACTAGTCGAAGGTTTCAAGTTGATTGTTGATGATAACAATCAGGTCCAATTCATAGATGTGCCAAAGGATTATTGGCATGGCTATATTATTACACTAGCTGAAACCGAAATTTCTAAAGGGGTTTCAGCATCTCGCTTCGACCCGCACGGCATTGTCACCCGGGCACAACTTTCAGCTTTCACGGGTCGCGCACTTGAATTTGATGCAAAACGGGAAGTTGGCACGATTTATTACGATAACAGGCGAAAAATGTATATCGATACATCAAAACCGGAACCGTTCCCATCCGTTATTGACGTGTCGAAGAACGCTATGGAAACAATCAATCTTGTCAATAAAGAAAGAATGAGCAAAGGGGTCAATGAACTATCACATGACTTGGACCTAAGCAAAATCGCGCAAATCAAAGCAGAAGACATGGCAAAGCTAGGATACTTCGAACACAAATCCCCAACCTATGGAACCGTCGGGGAAATGCTAGCCACATTCAAGTATACATGGACCTCATATGGAGAGAACATCGCTAAGGGGTATGGAACACCAAAAGGAGCAGTCGATGGCTGGATTAACTCGCCCGGCCATTACAAGAATATGATGAATACAACATTCACCAATATCGGCTCAGGCCACGCGACTTCCGGTGACGGTACCACATACTGGGTTCACCTTTTCTCCAAAAAATAA
- a CDS encoding 3'-5' exonuclease yields MSPNRKAAQLLQTKTDIQNWGARRASRVKKYKTTSRYVKDYIVLDFETTGFRAGADRIIQIGALKYINHEQIEFINTFINPERHIPITITRLTGITNEMVQFAPTIEQKIDELIEFIDDLPIVAHNASFDMGFLYALDNLEGIKIPEYTVIDTVKLARKAITETPNHKLGTLAKHLQLEHDAHDAIGDCLATAAIYQYCTQ; encoded by the coding sequence ATGAGCCCAAATCGTAAAGCCGCACAGCTGCTGCAGACCAAGACGGACATCCAAAATTGGGGCGCACGCCGCGCTTCCAGGGTCAAGAAATATAAAACAACTTCCAGGTACGTCAAAGATTACATCGTCCTCGACTTCGAAACGACAGGCTTCCGCGCTGGCGCCGACCGCATCATCCAGATCGGCGCCCTTAAATACATCAATCACGAACAGATTGAATTCATCAACACATTCATTAACCCGGAGCGACACATTCCAATCACCATCACCCGACTCACAGGCATCACGAACGAAATGGTCCAATTTGCACCGACAATCGAACAAAAAATCGATGAACTCATCGAATTCATCGACGACCTTCCCATCGTCGCCCACAACGCCAGCTTCGACATGGGCTTCCTATATGCCCTCGACAACCTCGAAGGCATCAAGATTCCCGAATACACCGTCATCGACACCGTCAAACTGGCACGCAAAGCCATCACAGAAACGCCGAACCACAAACTCGGCACCCTGGCCAAGCACCTCCAACTCGAACACGACGCCCACGACGCAATCGGCGACTGCCTAGCCACCGCCGCCATCTACCAATACTGCACCCAGTAA
- a CDS encoding S16 family serine protease: MIIAAIALIIFRKDKFKSLIAFLVIVVLSLFFGYESPLLDYESNTYIAEVYREPEEIIQNSGIYILAIGLNDIHYVEEKMVRDIYERDGIQLFDLYKIKNRDRYNSKSKEIIRFLGFGKEQFHVMGENVKGFIREDITVINEFLNRENLRGDSAGLALGLSAMVHQSNLHNRIPLGVTGTLEPNGDVNEVGGIAGKLMISEQNGFPYIIVPYANREEAKTIKAQENLAIEIIPVHHIDEAVMAIKELNDR, translated from the coding sequence ATGATTATTGCAGCTATCGCATTAATTATTTTCCGGAAAGATAAGTTTAAGAGCCTTATAGCCTTTTTGGTAATTGTAGTACTGTCTCTCTTTTTCGGTTATGAATCGCCACTCCTGGATTATGAGAGTAATACCTATATTGCAGAAGTTTATAGAGAGCCAGAGGAAATTATACAAAATTCCGGGATATATATCTTGGCGATAGGCCTTAACGATATTCATTACGTGGAGGAGAAAATGGTTAGGGATATTTACGAAAGAGATGGTATTCAACTATTCGATTTGTATAAAATTAAAAATCGAGATAGATATAATAGTAAATCAAAAGAAATAATACGGTTTTTAGGATTTGGCAAAGAGCAATTTCACGTAATGGGGGAGAATGTAAAAGGTTTTATTCGGGAAGATATTACAGTTATTAATGAGTTTCTAAATCGTGAAAATCTCCGTGGAGATAGTGCCGGTCTCGCGTTAGGACTTTCGGCAATGGTCCATCAAAGCAACTTGCATAACCGTATTCCACTCGGCGTCACGGGAACGTTAGAACCTAATGGGGATGTCAATGAAGTGGGCGGAATAGCAGGAAAGTTGATGATCTCGGAACAAAACGGTTTTCCGTATATCATCGTTCCGTATGCAAATAGGGAAGAAGCGAAAACCATAAAAGCACAAGAAAATCTAGCAATTGAAATCATACCTGTTCATCATATTGATGAAGCAGTAATGGCGATTAAGGAACTTAACGACCGATGA
- a CDS encoding YhdT family protein, whose product MPAKQTPPDQYKPDPRFKIAHKEALIGVALAIFNFIWWYGFAYGLGSRPPEEYTYILGLPDWFFYSCVVGFILMSVIVIIITKYVLKEVPLDADPYADPNVTPKEESPTK is encoded by the coding sequence ATGCCCGCCAAACAAACGCCGCCCGATCAATATAAGCCGGACCCGCGCTTCAAAATCGCGCACAAAGAAGCACTCATCGGCGTCGCACTCGCAATCTTCAACTTCATCTGGTGGTACGGCTTCGCCTACGGACTCGGCTCCCGCCCACCCGAAGAATATACATACATCCTCGGCCTGCCCGACTGGTTCTTCTACAGCTGCGTCGTCGGCTTCATCCTAATGTCCGTCATCGTCATCATCATCACGAAATACGTCCTGAAAGAAGTCCCGCTCGACGCGGACCCATACGCGGACCCGAACGTAACACCAAAGGAGGAATCACCGACAAAATGA
- the panF gene encoding sodium/pantothenate symporter: MNIQVIIPLVIFLIAIFAIGFIASKQMTSTGGFLQEYFLGGRELGGFVLAMTMVATYGSASSFLGGPGTAYTVGFGWILLAMTQVVTGYFVLLILGKKFAILGRKYNAVTMIDFLKARYNSPAVAILSAIAIIIFLFSAMTAQWVGGGRLIESLTGLQYTTALFIFAISVLVYVTIGGFRAVALTDAVQGAIMVVGTLILLIGVIIAGGGVPAIMQDLLNENPRLVTPFGADGTLTAAYVSSFWILVGVGVVGLPQMAIRAMSYKSSRAMHRALVIGTIVTGFIMLNMHLIGVFARPVMPGIDVGDKVIPLIALEVLPPWLAGIVLAAPMAAIMSTVDSLLLLVSSAIVKDVYLNFIKPEASEKRVKIMSFGVTGILGIIVFLLALQPPDLLIFLNLFAFGGLEAAFIWPIVLGLYWKYGNKHGAILSMITGIASYIAIHFYNASYGNLLGVHTVTIPVVLSLIAYIIGSLAIQRKAFRF, translated from the coding sequence ATGAACATCCAAGTCATCATCCCGCTCGTAATCTTCCTGATCGCGATCTTCGCCATCGGCTTCATCGCGTCAAAACAGATGACCTCAACCGGCGGATTCCTTCAAGAATACTTCCTCGGAGGACGCGAACTCGGCGGCTTCGTACTCGCCATGACAATGGTCGCCACATACGGCAGCGCATCCAGCTTCCTCGGAGGACCCGGAACCGCCTACACAGTCGGCTTCGGCTGGATCCTGCTCGCCATGACCCAAGTCGTCACCGGCTATTTCGTCCTGCTCATCCTCGGGAAAAAATTCGCAATCCTCGGCCGCAAATATAACGCCGTCACGATGATCGACTTCCTGAAGGCTCGCTACAACAGCCCGGCGGTCGCAATCCTATCAGCCATCGCCATCATCATTTTCCTATTCTCCGCCATGACCGCACAATGGGTCGGCGGGGGACGGCTCATCGAATCGCTCACCGGGCTCCAGTACACGACGGCGCTCTTCATCTTCGCGATCTCCGTACTCGTCTACGTCACGATCGGCGGATTCCGCGCCGTCGCACTGACCGACGCCGTCCAAGGAGCGATCATGGTCGTCGGCACACTCATCCTGCTCATCGGCGTCATCATTGCCGGCGGGGGAGTCCCGGCCATCATGCAGGATTTATTGAATGAAAACCCGAGACTCGTCACGCCATTCGGAGCGGACGGAACCCTCACCGCGGCATACGTATCCTCCTTCTGGATACTTGTCGGCGTCGGCGTCGTCGGACTCCCGCAAATGGCCATCCGCGCTATGAGCTACAAAAGCTCCCGCGCCATGCACCGGGCACTCGTCATCGGCACAATCGTGACCGGCTTCATCATGCTCAACATGCACCTGATCGGCGTCTTCGCAAGACCCGTCATGCCGGGAATCGATGTAGGGGACAAAGTCATTCCGTTAATCGCGCTCGAAGTATTGCCCCCGTGGCTCGCGGGCATCGTCCTCGCGGCACCGATGGCGGCCATCATGTCGACGGTCGACTCGCTGTTGCTACTCGTCAGCTCAGCAATCGTCAAAGACGTCTACCTGAACTTCATCAAACCGGAAGCAAGCGAAAAACGTGTCAAAATCATGAGCTTCGGTGTCACGGGCATCCTAGGAATCATCGTCTTCCTGCTCGCCCTTCAGCCGCCCGACCTGCTCATCTTCCTGAACCTATTCGCATTCGGAGGACTCGAAGCCGCCTTCATCTGGCCAATCGTCCTCGGGCTCTACTGGAAATACGGCAATAAGCACGGCGCAATACTAAGCATGATCACGGGCATTGCAAGCTACATTGCAATCCACTTCTACAACGCGTCTTACGGCAACCTACTCGGCGTCCACACAGTCACGATCCCCGTCGTCCTGTCCCTGATCGCCTACATCATCGGCTCCCTCGCCATCCAGCGAAAAGCCTTCAGATTCTAA
- a CDS encoding DMT family transporter: protein MWKLYTLLTITMLLWGANLPMLKYMLTFMHPVTMTALRVLTAGITVFIILGALKILRLPTKKEWTYIIGGAALNVVLHHYFLNMGLFRTTGTNASLILGTGPVLTAICTALILRNYPTRIQWIGAAVGFIGIGSVVLAGGDSFTGLKLGDAFIFFAILAQVLSFLVIAKAARTLDPRVLTAYMLTVGSLLLFVISFIQEPGELVKFTTVPPSFWVVFAASAIFATAVGHMLYNYSVGQIGPAKAAIFMNLNTLFSLVGSALFLGEIITGRHLIGFVLIIIGVVLGSGAAEDLWKKRKSKPEPS from the coding sequence ATGTGGAAACTCTACACACTCCTCACCATCACCATGCTCCTCTGGGGCGCCAACCTCCCCATGCTCAAATACATGCTCACCTTCATGCATCCCGTCACCATGACCGCACTCCGCGTCCTAACAGCAGGCATCACCGTATTCATCATCCTCGGAGCCCTCAAAATCCTCCGACTCCCAACCAAAAAAGAATGGACATACATAATCGGCGGAGCCGCACTCAACGTCGTCCTCCACCACTATTTCCTCAATATGGGCCTCTTCCGCACGACCGGCACCAACGCCAGCCTCATCCTCGGAACCGGCCCAGTCCTAACAGCAATATGCACAGCACTCATCCTGCGCAATTACCCGACCAGAATCCAATGGATCGGCGCAGCAGTAGGCTTCATCGGCATCGGATCCGTCGTCCTCGCAGGCGGAGACAGCTTCACCGGCCTCAAACTCGGCGACGCATTCATCTTCTTCGCCATCCTTGCACAAGTCCTTTCCTTTTTGGTAATCGCTAAGGCAGCAAGGACGCTTGACCCAAGGGTTCTCACCGCGTACATGCTAACTGTCGGAAGCCTCTTGCTGTTCGTCATCAGCTTCATCCAAGAGCCTGGCGAACTCGTCAAATTCACAACAGTCCCGCCTAGCTTCTGGGTCGTCTTCGCCGCAAGCGCCATTTTCGCAACGGCCGTAGGACATATGCTATACAACTATTCAGTCGGTCAAATCGGTCCAGCCAAAGCCGCGATTTTCATGAACCTGAACACATTATTCTCCCTAGTAGGCTCAGCCCTCTTCCTCGGAGAAATCATCACCGGCCGCCACCTGATTGGCTTCGTCCTAATCATCATCGGCGTCGTCCTAGGCTCCGGCGCGGCTGAAGATCTATGGAAGAAACGAAAATCCAAACCCGAGCCGTCCTAA